The Coffea eugenioides isolate CCC68of chromosome 8, Ceug_1.0, whole genome shotgun sequence genome has a segment encoding these proteins:
- the LOC113779329 gene encoding uncharacterized protein LOC113779329 isoform X3, with the protein MCWFGNRALPFAILVAATGAAIQKAIKSFGGQGKAIVLQEKHEQDFVHKADDGLANEDSISQLPDDLLSDVLSRLDLIEAVGTRILSRRWKNVCKFSLCVPKLEDARITFSGNGSIPYFFGEVLKDCPKLKNLLFQTNSDKLKYTPGKMDMFSNLRTLYFVPGMKSPPDLLNVVPILEACPHLEEFRLQLLCRGFNEERGREWPPRRLGQLKEVEFNGFHGTVNEIHFATYLVKNAPALERLWIRSPYRFYCDDYHLETGGGWYMDERVDTLHEELMMQAVSSKLQVNIVRSPRTELKICGRE; encoded by the exons ATGTGCTGGTTTGGAAACAGAGCTTTGCCTTTTGCAATCCTCGTGGCGGCAACTGGGGCGGCCATTCAGAAAGCAATTAAATCTTTTGGTGGACAGGGGAAAGCAATTGTTTTGCAAGAAAAGCACGAGCAAGATTTTGTTCATAAG GCTGATGATGGTCTTGCGAATGAGGATAGTATCAGTCAACTGCCAGATGATTTGCTGTCAGATGTCCTTTCACGTTTGGACCTGATAGAGGCTGTTGGGACAAGAATTTTGTCAAGAAGGTGGAAAAATGTTTGCAAA TTTTCGCTCTGTGTTCCCAAACTAGAAGATGCACGCATCACCTTCAGTGGCAATGGTTCCATACCTTATTTTTTTGGAGAAGTTCTGAAGGACTGTCCTAAGTTAAAAAACTTATTATTCCAAACAAACAGTGACAAG CTAAAATATACACCTGGAAAGATGGATATGTTCAGCAATCTTAGGACATTATATTTTGTCCCAGGAATGAAGTCTCCACCTGATCTACTGAATGTTGTGCCTATTTTGGAGGCTTGTCCACATTTAGAAGAATTTCGTCTGCAG TTACTTTGTCGAGGTTTCAATGAAGAAAGAGGAAGAGAATGGCCTCCCAGACGCCTTGGTCAATTAAAAGAAGTGGAATTTAATGGATTTCACGGGACAGTAAATGAAATTCATTTTGCTACTTATTTGGTAAAAAATGCTCCAGCACTTGAACGACTGTGGATCCGCTCACCCTATAGGTTCTATTGTGATGATTATCATTTAGAAACTGGAGGCGGTTGGTACATGGATGAGCGAGTCGATACTCTGCATGAAGAATTAATGATGCAAGCCGTCTCCAGCAAACTGCAGGTGAATATTGTAAGATCTCCAAGAACAGAACTCAAAATCTGTGGGAGAGAATAA
- the LOC113779329 gene encoding putative F-box/FBD/LRR-repeat protein At5g56810 isoform X2, with the protein MCWFGNRALPFAILVAATGAAIQKAIKSFGGQGKAIVLQEKHEQDFVHKADDGLANEDSISQLPDDLLSDVLSRLDLIEAVGTRILSRRWKNVCKVVATLDVQELDLKFICSSLPLCQCAKSNMGELFPVSFRLLTAVATMKHLRLLACSLQPSFPTQFNSLEGLYLDLVHLSDGELPRMLSSCVNLQTLRLGFCKLTPKLSISGPCLQLKFLYVHSCPGLEEIDICAGNLITFSFFHNGPIKFSLCVPKLEDARITFSGNGSIPYFFGEVLKDCPKLKNLLFQTNSDKLKYTPGKMDMFSNLRTLYFVPGMKSPPDLLNVVPILEACPHLEEFRLQLLCRGFNEERGREWPPRRLGQLKEVEFNGFHGTVNEIHFATYLVKNAPALERLWIRSPYRFYCDDYHLETGGGWYMDERVDTLHEELMMQAVSSKLQVNIVRSPRTELKICGRE; encoded by the exons ATGTGCTGGTTTGGAAACAGAGCTTTGCCTTTTGCAATCCTCGTGGCGGCAACTGGGGCGGCCATTCAGAAAGCAATTAAATCTTTTGGTGGACAGGGGAAAGCAATTGTTTTGCAAGAAAAGCACGAGCAAGATTTTGTTCATAAG GCTGATGATGGTCTTGCGAATGAGGATAGTATCAGTCAACTGCCAGATGATTTGCTGTCAGATGTCCTTTCACGTTTGGACCTGATAGAGGCTGTTGGGACAAGAATTTTGTCAAGAAGGTGGAAAAATGTTTGCAAA GTTGTAGCTACTTTAGATGTTCAGGAACTTGACCTCAAATTTATCTGTTCTTCTTTGCCTCTTTGTCAATGTGCAAAATCCAACATGGGTGAGCTTTTCCCTGTCTCATTTCGGCTTCTTACTGCAGTAGCTACAATGAAACATTTGCGCTTATTGGCTTGTTCTTTGCAACCAAGTTTCCCTACCCAATTTAATTCCCTTGAGGGCCTTTATTTAGACTTGGTTCACCTGAGTGATGGAGAATTACCGAGAATGTTGTCTTCTTGTGTTAACCTTCAGACTCTTAGACTCGGATTTTGTAAACTTACTCCTAAGCTTTCTATCTCTGGTCCGTGTCTCCAATTGAAGTTTCTGTATGTTCATTCCTGTCCTGGTTTGGAGGAGATTGATATCTGTGCTGGCAACCTGattactttttctttctttcacaaTGGCCCGATAAAGTTTTCGCTCTGTGTTCCCAAACTAGAAGATGCACGCATCACCTTCAGTGGCAATGGTTCCATACCTTATTTTTTTGGAGAAGTTCTGAAGGACTGTCCTAAGTTAAAAAACTTATTATTCCAAACAAACAGTGACAAG CTAAAATATACACCTGGAAAGATGGATATGTTCAGCAATCTTAGGACATTATATTTTGTCCCAGGAATGAAGTCTCCACCTGATCTACTGAATGTTGTGCCTATTTTGGAGGCTTGTCCACATTTAGAAGAATTTCGTCTGCAG TTACTTTGTCGAGGTTTCAATGAAGAAAGAGGAAGAGAATGGCCTCCCAGACGCCTTGGTCAATTAAAAGAAGTGGAATTTAATGGATTTCACGGGACAGTAAATGAAATTCATTTTGCTACTTATTTGGTAAAAAATGCTCCAGCACTTGAACGACTGTGGATCCGCTCACCCTATAGGTTCTATTGTGATGATTATCATTTAGAAACTGGAGGCGGTTGGTACATGGATGAGCGAGTCGATACTCTGCATGAAGAATTAATGATGCAAGCCGTCTCCAGCAAACTGCAGGTGAATATTGTAAGATCTCCAAGAACAGAACTCAAAATCTGTGGGAGAGAATAA
- the LOC113779329 gene encoding putative F-box/LRR-repeat protein At5g38386 isoform X1, with amino-acid sequence MCWFGNRALPFAILVAATGAAIQKAIKSFGGQGKAIVLQEKHEQDFVHKADDGLANEDSISQLPDDLLSDVLSRLDLIEAVGTRILSRRWKNVCKVRSELHLDCLDMFRPNCSHDMGSHWVQFRFLEAVDQSLQLYSGQSITYLRISCCFMKEFEPKFTQWMQVVATLDVQELDLKFICSSLPLCQCAKSNMGELFPVSFRLLTAVATMKHLRLLACSLQPSFPTQFNSLEGLYLDLVHLSDGELPRMLSSCVNLQTLRLGFCKLTPKLSISGPCLQLKFLYVHSCPGLEEIDICAGNLITFSFFHNGPIKFSLCVPKLEDARITFSGNGSIPYFFGEVLKDCPKLKNLLFQTNSDKLKYTPGKMDMFSNLRTLYFVPGMKSPPDLLNVVPILEACPHLEEFRLQLLCRGFNEERGREWPPRRLGQLKEVEFNGFHGTVNEIHFATYLVKNAPALERLWIRSPYRFYCDDYHLETGGGWYMDERVDTLHEELMMQAVSSKLQVNIVRSPRTELKICGRE; translated from the exons ATGTGCTGGTTTGGAAACAGAGCTTTGCCTTTTGCAATCCTCGTGGCGGCAACTGGGGCGGCCATTCAGAAAGCAATTAAATCTTTTGGTGGACAGGGGAAAGCAATTGTTTTGCAAGAAAAGCACGAGCAAGATTTTGTTCATAAG GCTGATGATGGTCTTGCGAATGAGGATAGTATCAGTCAACTGCCAGATGATTTGCTGTCAGATGTCCTTTCACGTTTGGACCTGATAGAGGCTGTTGGGACAAGAATTTTGTCAAGAAGGTGGAAAAATGTTTGCAAAGTTAGGTCTGAACTCCACCTAGATTGCCTTGACATGTTTAGGCCTAATTGCTCTCACGATATGGGTAGCCATTGGGTACAGTTTAGGTTTTTGGAAGCTGTAGATCAGTCTTTACAGCTTTATTCAGGTCAAAGCATAACTTATTTGAGAATTTCATGCTGTTTCATGAAAGAATTTGAGCCCAAATTCACTCAATGGATGCAGGTTGTAGCTACTTTAGATGTTCAGGAACTTGACCTCAAATTTATCTGTTCTTCTTTGCCTCTTTGTCAATGTGCAAAATCCAACATGGGTGAGCTTTTCCCTGTCTCATTTCGGCTTCTTACTGCAGTAGCTACAATGAAACATTTGCGCTTATTGGCTTGTTCTTTGCAACCAAGTTTCCCTACCCAATTTAATTCCCTTGAGGGCCTTTATTTAGACTTGGTTCACCTGAGTGATGGAGAATTACCGAGAATGTTGTCTTCTTGTGTTAACCTTCAGACTCTTAGACTCGGATTTTGTAAACTTACTCCTAAGCTTTCTATCTCTGGTCCGTGTCTCCAATTGAAGTTTCTGTATGTTCATTCCTGTCCTGGTTTGGAGGAGATTGATATCTGTGCTGGCAACCTGattactttttctttctttcacaaTGGCCCGATAAAGTTTTCGCTCTGTGTTCCCAAACTAGAAGATGCACGCATCACCTTCAGTGGCAATGGTTCCATACCTTATTTTTTTGGAGAAGTTCTGAAGGACTGTCCTAAGTTAAAAAACTTATTATTCCAAACAAACAGTGACAAG CTAAAATATACACCTGGAAAGATGGATATGTTCAGCAATCTTAGGACATTATATTTTGTCCCAGGAATGAAGTCTCCACCTGATCTACTGAATGTTGTGCCTATTTTGGAGGCTTGTCCACATTTAGAAGAATTTCGTCTGCAG TTACTTTGTCGAGGTTTCAATGAAGAAAGAGGAAGAGAATGGCCTCCCAGACGCCTTGGTCAATTAAAAGAAGTGGAATTTAATGGATTTCACGGGACAGTAAATGAAATTCATTTTGCTACTTATTTGGTAAAAAATGCTCCAGCACTTGAACGACTGTGGATCCGCTCACCCTATAGGTTCTATTGTGATGATTATCATTTAGAAACTGGAGGCGGTTGGTACATGGATGAGCGAGTCGATACTCTGCATGAAGAATTAATGATGCAAGCCGTCTCCAGCAAACTGCAGGTGAATATTGTAAGATCTCCAAGAACAGAACTCAAAATCTGTGGGAGAGAATAA